The DNA region TAAGAAACAAAGTATTGTTGCTAGATCAAGCACCGAAGCTGAGTATCGTGTTATGACTCATACTACGTGTGAGCTCTTGTGGTTGAAGCACTTACTTCAGGAGTTGAAGTTTTGTGCGATTACTCCTATGAACTTAGTATGTGACAATCAGTCAGCTTTATATCTTTCTTCTAATCCGGTTTTCATGAACGAACAAAACATATAGAAGTTGATTGTCATTTTATTAGGGAGAAGATTCTTTGTGGTACTATCAAGACTTCTTCTATGTTCTCTCAAGATCAGCTTACTGATATTTTTACGAAGGCTTTACGGGGTCCCctgataaaatatatatgtgacaAGCTGGATGCATACGATTTATATGCTCcaacttgagggggagtgttgagaTATGTAGATAAAATAAATAGTGAATACATATGTttagtatattttatcttttattaggaTAAATCTTTTCCTTATTTAGCTATCCCTAAACTCTTGTATGTATATACATATGTACTCAGCTTCTTCATGGAATAATCAATCAGAATATTCCATTCAAGTATTATTAATTCTTTATTGGCGACATATACTTGGAaaacttcaaacttcaaaggtTAAACTATGCTAggatctttttttttatatttaaaataataatcattAACACAGTACACAGGCATTATTTGAACTGCAGAAGTTGACAGTCAAACATTAGCAAATGAAAAGATCAAAAGATAGAAGAAGAATATGCTATTATCCTTTGTTGATTATcaaaggaaaataaatttttatatctGCTGAAGTGCTGCCAATTTTCCATTCATATCAATAACATGTTACAGGGCTCATTCTCATGATGCTAGAAAATTAATCATATCTGAGAAACTTAAACTGTGCCCTTTGGATTTCTAATCACAAAAGGAAATGACCATAGGATCACCCAATCCAGTGATTGATAGGCTGAAAAGTTAAAATAACTTACATGATTTGTAAATGCTGCATCTTAATTACAGCCGCTTTTTCTTAGTAATAGAAAAGTTTCTTTGCCTTTGTGTGCAGGCAGGAATCTAAGTTTGTACAGAGAATTGTTGAAGAGATATTGAGTAAGCTGAACCGCGCGCACCTTTATATGTCGCTAAACATCCAGTTGGACTGAATTCACCTATTGATCACTTTTGGACACCAGAGTAGATGATGTGCGGGCTATAGGAATTTATGGGATTGGAGGAATTGGGAAGACAACACTTGCTAAGACAGTTTATAACCATATTTCTAATCAGTTTGAGGGCAGTGCCTTTATTGCAAATGTTAGAGAAATTTCTAGTAATAGATTTGGCATAGTTCAACTGCAAAAAGCACTTCTTTCAGAGATTTTGAACTGCAGAGAGTTTAAAGTAGGAAACAAGGATAGAGGGATTAATCTGATAAAGAACAGGCTTTGTAGTAAAAAGGTTCTTATAATTCTTGATGATGTCGATTCATTGGAGCAACTGGAATCACTGGCAGGAGAATATAGTTGGTTTGGATCAGGAAGTAGGATCctcataacaacaagagatGAACATTTGCTAACTGCGCAAAATGTGGAAGGAGCCTACAAGGTCAAGGAGTTAAGTCATGGAGATGCTCTTGAGCTCTTTAGTTGGTTTACTTTCAAAAAACCTTGTCCTCCAACAAATTTTGAGGAAGTGTCCCTCCACATATTAAACTATGCCAAGGGCTTGCCATTGGCCCTAACTGTTTTGGGGTCCTACCTGTGTGGTAGAGACAAAGCAGAATGGATTAGTACATTAGCTAAACTGAAAAAGATTCCAAATAAACAGATATATGAAGTTCTGAAAATCAGCTTTGATGGGTTGGAGGAGACTGAAAAGGCCATCTTTCTGGATATTGCTTGTTTCTTTAAGGGAGAGGACAAGGAGTATGTGAAAATGATACTAGATGGTTGTGACATGCACTCAGATAGCGGTATCAGAGTTCTAATGGATAAGTCTCTGGTTACTGTGGAACTGAACAAACTTTGGATGCATGACTTTTTGCAAGAAATGGCTAAAGAAATTGTTCGCCTCGAATCCCCCAATGAGCCTGGTAGACGTAGCATACTATGGTTTCCGGAAGATGTTCTTCATGTGTTAAACCTAAATACGGTAATCTCTAGGGACATATTTATGCTAATATCAAAAGGTTCAGTTCTGTGTTTCATTCAAGTACTTAATTAACAATTCTCACTGTTCATTGTTTGTGTACCACTATGGAACTAATAAAGTTGAAGGAATAAGACTTGATCTACCTGAGTCggataagagcatctccaatgcatggTTGCttgttgggttgcttaaatgctATTCTGGTGGGCCCAgactgccacataggatttaagcaactcatAAGCAACTCATGTAGAATACACTCCAGTGCAtggttgcttattttacttttagttggacCCCACTGTACCTcatatgtttatattttttatttccaactAAGCATgacttaaatttaaatattaattaatatttataacaatataaatatatttaaaattggaCATGATATTTAAAACAATGCAttacattatattatataattaaattcGAAATAAGATACAATTCAttgcaaaataaataataatgaaaaCTCTCTCAAAGATTAAATTTCATTATTCCTACTTTCGGAGAGCTCCCaaatatgctccaccaagtctTCTTGAAGTTGGCGATGGATTTCTCTTTGACTCATATGACCTCTTCTTTCTAAGAATGTTGCAAATGAAGGGATAGGACCGTTAGATACTTCAGCGGTTATGATGGCATTGTCTACTTGGTCGTAAACAAAATTACCATTATACCCATCACgttcatcttcaacaatcatgttaTGCAATATAATGCATGCatacattatttgtttcatggTATTCACATGCCAGAAGCGTGATGGGCCACGAATAATTGCAAATCGAGATTGGAGTACTCCAAATGCGCGCTCAACAtcctttcttgctccttcttgtgctttggcaaacaattgtcttttttctccttgtggCATTGGGATTGTCTTGATAAATGTAACCCACTCGGGATAGATACCATCCGCTAGATAGTAACCCATATGATATTGTGTTTTGTTCACCACGTAGTGCACTTCAGGAGGTGTGCCATTCAACACATTGGTAAACACATCAGATTGGTTTAGCACATTGATATCATTATTAGAACCTGCAATGCCAAAAAAAGCATGTCAAATCCACAAGTCAGATGAGAAACAAGTGCTCCAACCAattacatttatttttcttgttggcCAACAAATGCTCTTTAATGAAAATCAATAACTACCAactacttttatttttcttgttggcCAACAAATGCTATTTAATGAAAATCAATAACTCCATTCCTATCAACATTGGTTCCTGCTCGTGCAAGTTAGCTGATTAcattttaaaaacaataataaGAAACATAATAAAAATTGGCTTTTAACAATACATGGCTTATTAAATACGTGCCAGCAATTACATGCATGCATGCTCATTAAATATTAGAACCAATTGTAACTCCTTGGctaaaatacaataaaaagaGTAGTCTCATCACGGGTGCCAGCAATAAACTTTTTGTAATAAAAACCCAGGGTAATTGTAACTccaattataattaaaatacaataaaaagCATAACACTACAATATTGGCTAATTAAAATACAATAAGAATTAGAAACATTACATTATAATATTAactaaaacaaaataagaaatagAAATATAATAATTATTCCTTAAACAAGTCCTCTAATTGGCGCCTAGTGTACACACATATGTTCTTAAAATCTGCTAATTGTTCCTCATTCATGTTAGATGTGTCTTGGAAAAGGATATCATTTAACATCTTCAGCTGGTCATTCTTCTTTAAACGCTCAAGTCTTGCCATCCTTTCCTCTTTTTCCTTGACAAGAGATTCCGCCTCTGCCATCTTTTGTTCATTGTTGGAAGTCGTTGTAGCCTTTGCCTTTGCCTTAGCCTTTGCCTTTGCCTTCATATCTTTCTGACCCGGTGGACGGGAAAATATTTGTACTACCTCATGTTTTGAACCATCGATTGATGTGTGCACCCCATCAGTAGAATGTTGTGACTGCTGAGAATAGATTGACATTGCTTCTCCTTTCCACTTGGGTTCATCTTTCAACACCCGCCATGCATGCTCAAAATTGAATGTTTTAGTCTTTTCCATTGCATTATACAATGAACATGCATCAGCCATGATATCTCTCTCAGAGTAGCCGCTCTTCGGAGGGTTGGTAACTTTCTTGTAGCAACCGACAAAAGTTGAGACCGCTTTACTCAATGTATGAAAGCGAGACTTCAGTTGAGACCATTGCCTCTCAGGAGAACCTACTTTGCGGTACTTGTTGTATTGATGTTCAATCCTCCGCCAAAAGGTTTCAGCCTTTTGATCAGTTCCTGTTATCGAATCCTTTGAAATGTTGAGCCATGTCTGGAGAAGAATTATATCGTCATTTTCGCACCATTTCAAGCGTTGTTTTTTGGTTTTCTGGCCATCTCCTTTAGCAGGGAAAGTAGTTTCATCAAGCTCATCAACCATACCTTCAAATTGTGTTTCAGGTACTTTTTCACTACTGCTACTAATTTGAGGGCTATAGgagtttggtggtggtggtaatggATGCACAAAATGAGTTGGATTTTGGGAACCATCTCCAGCATGTGGTTGGTAAATGAATGGTTGTTGTTGATACATTACATATTGTGGATTTGGAGAATTGTTACCGGCATAATGTGGTTGGTTTTGGTAAAAGATTGGTGGTTGTTAT from Lotus japonicus ecotype B-129 chromosome 2, LjGifu_v1.2 includes:
- the LOC130736747 gene encoding disease resistance protein RUN1-like; the protein is MTRPDISFSVSVGNANWAGDAGDTRSTSGYCVFIGGNLISWKSKKQSIVARSSTEAEYRVMTHTTCELLWLKHLLQELKFCAITPMNLVCDNQVDDVRAIGIYGIGGIGKTTLAKTVYNHISNQFEGSAFIANVREISSNRFGIVQLQKALLSEILNCREFKVGNKDRGINLIKNRLCSKKVLIILDDVDSLEQLESLAGEYSWFGSGSRILITTRDEHLLTAQNVEGAYKVKELSHGDALELFSWFTFKKPCPPTNFEEVSLHILNYAKGLPLALTVLGSYLCGRDKAEWISTLAKLKKIPNKQIYEVLKISFDGLEETEKAIFLDIACFFKGEDKEYVKMILDGCDMHSDSGIRVLMDKSLVTVELNKLWMHDFLQEMAKEIVRLESPNEPGRRSILWFPEDVLHVLNLNTVISRDIFMLISKGSVLCFIQVLN
- the LOC130736748 gene encoding glutathione S-transferase T2-like; translation: MYQQQPFIYQPHAGDGSQNPTHFVHPLPPPPNSYSPQISSSSEKVPETQFEGMVDELDETTFPAKGDGQKTKKQRLKWCENDDIILLQTWLNISKDSITGTDQKAETFWRRIEHQYNKYRKVGSPERQWSQLKSRFHTLSKAVSTFVGCYKKVTNPPKSGYSERDIMADACSLYNAMEKTKTFNFEHAWRVLKDEPKWKGEAMSIYSQQSQHSTDGVHTSIDGSKHEVVQIFSRPPGQKDMKAKAKAKAKAKATTTSNNEQKMAEAESLVKEKEERMARLERLKKNDQLKMLNDILFQDTSNMNEEQLADFKNICSNNDINVLNQSDVFTNVLNGTPPEVHYVVNKTQYHMGYYLADDERDGYNGNFVYDQVDNAIITAEVSNGPIPSFATFLERRGHMSQREIHRQLQEDLVEHIWELSESRNNEI